GTTCTATAAGCTTGTTTACTGTTTCGGTAAAATCAATTTTTTCTTTTATGGATTGCTTGAGAAAATTATTAATTTCCTCGTTCAATTTTATTGCTCTGTCTATTTTAGCATCAGTACCCTTTATATAAGCGCCTATATTAATCAAATCAACGTTTTTTTCGTAGGTTGCGAGAAGATTCCTGATTTTTCCTGCTGATTCTATTTGTTCTTTTGATGTTACATCTATCATTACCCTGCTTATGCTTCCCAGTACATCTATTGCAGGGAAATGGTTTTTTTGCGCCAGTTGTCTTGATAACAAAATATGCCCGTCCAAAATGCCCCTTACTGTATCAGAAACAGGTTCATTAAAGTCATCCCCCTCAACAAGAACTGTATAAAGCCCTGTCATTGTACCTTTGTCGCTATTGCCGCTACGTTCAAGAAGTTTTGGCATAAGTGCAAATACTGAAGGAGTATATCCTCTTGTGGCAGGAGGTTCTCCTATTGCTAGCCCTACTTCTCTTTGAGCCATTGCAATACGAGTTACGGAGTCCAGCATAAAGAGAACATCACGTCCGCTATCTCTAAAATATTCAGCAATACTGGTTGCAACATGAGCAGCTTTTATTTTTACAAGTGACGGCTGGTCAGAAGTAGCGACTACTACTACCGATTTACTCAAACCCTCTGTTCCAAGGGAATTTTCTATGAATTCGCTTACTTCTCTTCCTCTTTCCCCGATTAAAGCGATAACATTCATATCCGCTTTGGAATTTCTGGCAAGCATTCCCAGCAAAGTACTTTTTCCTACGCCGCTTCCTGCCATTATTCCCACCCTTTGGCCTTTTCCGATGGTTATTAGGCTATCAATGGCTTTCACTCCCATTGAAAGAGAATCTCTAACTTTTATTTTTGTTAAAGGGTTAATTTTTTCAGCTTTTGTGGACTGAACTTTGTTTGTTTTCAATGATCCAAATTCATCAAGAGGGTTTCCGAGTCCATCTAAAACCCGTCCCAGAAGCTCTGAGCCAACTTTAATTTTTATTGCGCCACCTGAATTTATTACTGTAGAACCTGGTTTTAGTCCTTCCATTTCTCCAAGAGGCATGAGCAAGACTTTATCTTCTTTAAATCCTACTACTTCTGCCAATACAGGAGGTTCATTCATCTTTGGATAAATATAACAAAGGTCTCCAATAGAAGAAGGCGGGCCATCCGCTTCTATTACAAGACCTATAATGTGTGTAACCTGTCCAATTTCTTTAAAGGAAGTGGTTTTTTCTATTGTTTCTTTGTATTTTGAAAGATTTATCATAATTATCTTCTTATTATTTCGAACCGAGCGAAGAATCAGTGCATTTATTTATAACTTCTCCTAAAACAGGTTCATCTGCGAAAGTTTTCATAAGCTGTTCGGTTATTTGAGCAATTTGTGTCTCAAGACGAGCATCAATTCTGGATTCCGGTGATTCTATAATTGCACTGTTTGCATGAATTGTTTTATCTTCAATGATTTTTATTGTTTTCATTCCTTTAATCGCCATTTTTAATTCTTCGGAAAAATTATACAATTGTTCTTTTAAGGCAGGATTAACTATTATTTTTATTTCTTCCTTGTCTTTAAGCTCGTTTATTGCCGCCTTAATTATTTGAGTAATCATTTCCGGTTTGATTTCAAGCTGCTGCTTTAATATTTTTTCGGCAATGGCAATCGAAAGATGTAAAATCTCCAGCTCCGCAGACAAAATAATTTCTTTTTTCAGATTAAAAGCAGAGTCAGCAATTGCTTCCAGATTTACAACCTTTGAATAAACTTCTTCAGAAGCTTTTTGGTAGCCTTCATTAAAGCCTGTTAGAATTCCTTCCTGTTTGGCTTCTTCAAGAGTGTTGTTTTTTAACACTTCAAGCTCTTCTTTTTGTTTTGCTGCGTATTGTTTTGATTCTTCCAGCATTTGAGCAGCTTTGTTATTAGCTTCTTCAATAATGGAATTAGCCTGACTTTGAGCGTCTATAAGTATTTGATCGCATTTTTGCTTGAATTCCCTTTCTTTTACCTGCAAAGACAATTCTTCATTACTTAATTCAT
This is a stretch of genomic DNA from bacterium. It encodes these proteins:
- the fliI gene encoding flagellar protein export ATPase FliI, which encodes MINLSKYKETIEKTTSFKEIGQVTHIIGLVIEADGPPSSIGDLCYIYPKMNEPPVLAEVVGFKEDKVLLMPLGEMEGLKPGSTVINSGGAIKIKVGSELLGRVLDGLGNPLDEFGSLKTNKVQSTKAEKINPLTKIKVRDSLSMGVKAIDSLITIGKGQRVGIMAGSGVGKSTLLGMLARNSKADMNVIALIGERGREVSEFIENSLGTEGLSKSVVVVATSDQPSLVKIKAAHVATSIAEYFRDSGRDVLFMLDSVTRIAMAQREVGLAIGEPPATRGYTPSVFALMPKLLERSGNSDKGTMTGLYTVLVEGDDFNEPVSDTVRGILDGHILLSRQLAQKNHFPAIDVLGSISRVMIDVTSKEQIESAGKIRNLLATYEKNVDLINIGAYIKGTDAKIDRAIKLNEEINNFLKQSIKEKIDFTETVNKLIELSNKL
- a CDS encoding FliH/SctL family protein — protein: MSKRIKSSNVQLGESYIVEHSLKLTPVGNFNDDELSNEELSLQVKEREFKQKCDQILIDAQSQANSIIEEANNKAAQMLEESKQYAAKQKEELEVLKNNTLEEAKQEGILTGFNEGYQKASEEVYSKVVNLEAIADSAFNLKKEIILSAELEILHLSIAIAEKILKQQLEIKPEMITQIIKAAINELKDKEEIKIIVNPALKEQLYNFSEELKMAIKGMKTIKIIEDKTIHANSAIIESPESRIDARLETQIAQITEQLMKTFADEPVLGEVINKCTDSSLGSK